A single Pantoea rwandensis DNA region contains:
- the rpoZ gene encoding DNA-directed RNA polymerase subunit omega, which translates to MARVTVQDAVEKIGNRFDLVLVAARRARQMQVGGKDPLVPEENDKATVIALREIEEGLITTQILDVRDRQEQQEQEAAELQAVTAIAEGRR; encoded by the coding sequence ATGGCACGCGTAACCGTTCAGGACGCAGTAGAGAAAATTGGTAACCGTTTTGACCTGGTGTTGGTCGCTGCACGTCGTGCACGTCAGATGCAGGTAGGCGGTAAAGATCCGCTGGTTCCGGAAGAGAACGATAAAGCCACCGTTATCGCCCTGCGCGAAATCGAAGAAGGCCTGATCACCACCCAGATTCTGGATGTGCGTGATCGTCAGGAGCAGCAAGAGCAGGAAGCCGCTGAGTTACAAGCCGTTACCGCTATCGCTGAAGGTCGTCGTTAA
- the gmk gene encoding guanylate kinase: MAQGTLYIVSAPSGAGKSSLIQALLKTQPLYDTQVSVSHTTRGVRPGEVHGEHYFFVSKPEFETMIAAEDFLEHAEVFGNYYGTSRAAIERVLATGVDVFLDIDWQGAQQIRQKMPAARSIFVLPPSTEELDRRLRGRGQDSEEVIARRMAQAVAEMSHYAEYDYLIVNDDFDLALTDLKHIIRAERLRMSRQKSRHDALISKLLAV; the protein is encoded by the coding sequence ATGGCTCAAGGCACGCTTTATATTGTTTCCGCCCCCAGTGGCGCGGGTAAATCCAGTCTGATTCAGGCTTTATTGAAGACACAGCCGCTGTACGATACGCAGGTGTCTGTTTCCCATACCACTCGCGGCGTGCGTCCCGGTGAAGTTCATGGTGAACACTATTTCTTTGTCTCCAAGCCCGAATTTGAGACCATGATTGCCGCTGAAGACTTCCTCGAACATGCGGAAGTGTTTGGCAATTACTACGGTACCTCGCGCGCCGCGATTGAGCGCGTGCTGGCGACCGGTGTCGATGTATTTCTGGATATCGACTGGCAAGGTGCTCAGCAAATTCGTCAGAAAATGCCTGCCGCACGCAGCATTTTTGTGTTGCCGCCGTCGACTGAAGAGTTAGATCGTCGCCTGCGTGGCCGTGGTCAGGATAGCGAAGAGGTTATCGCCCGCCGTATGGCTCAAGCCGTGGCGGAAATGAGTCACTACGCTGAATACGATTATCTGATCGTGAATGATGATTTCGACCTGGCACTGACCGACCTGAAACACATTATTCGCGCAGAACGTCTGCGTATGAGTCGCCAAAAATCGCGACATGATGCTTTAATCAGCAAACTATTGGCAGTCTGA
- the ligB gene encoding NAD-dependent DNA ligase LigB, with product MKGWWWLCCWFFTAACGAEALCPNWSPVRAEQEIVQLHSQLRHWDDAYYRKGTSLVSDGDYDSLQQRLLHWQRCFTPDQQAYKAQPTTDGSTRHPVAHTGVRKLRDKLAVAYWMQDKSPLWIQPKVDGVAVTLVYRCGQLVSLVSRGDGLRGEEWVSKAHHIPAIPPHIDTEREEVVLQGELFLLMTDHQQARDGGRNARAQVAGAMMRHEASPLLADLGIFIWAWPDGPIQMPARLAQLSRWGFGLAQDWSRPIENEEEAEVWRDRWFRASLPFVTDGVVIHQSPVGAGRDWQPGQGHWSAAWKYQPVEVSSEVLSVDFNVGRTGKIAVVLNLIPVQLDDKTVRRVNLGSLRRWRELDVIAGDQVIVTLAGQGIPRLERVIWRVRGRDYPLTPQQGEFNPLSCLHFNQDCRLQFLSRLSWLSQKSVLNIPGVQRSSWQRLLNSGAITHLFSWLTLTPEEIAHDSGMSSARAQEIWQRFQQTRQQPFRRWVSALGLPLPRSALQALPDNDWTALLARSTEEWQQLPGIGRTLAERIVTMLQDEELQQLIRFLQQQEIPAAPSMLGVGIVEDRQAKAEAQR from the coding sequence ATGAAAGGATGGTGGTGGCTGTGTTGCTGGTTTTTCACTGCGGCTTGCGGGGCTGAAGCGTTGTGCCCTAACTGGTCACCGGTGCGCGCCGAACAAGAGATAGTTCAATTACATAGCCAGCTACGGCACTGGGATGATGCCTACTATCGCAAGGGCACGAGTCTGGTTAGCGATGGGGACTATGACAGCCTGCAGCAACGCTTACTGCATTGGCAGCGCTGCTTCACGCCGGATCAACAGGCTTATAAAGCGCAGCCCACAACGGACGGTAGTACCCGACATCCGGTGGCACACACAGGGGTACGGAAACTGCGTGACAAGCTGGCAGTGGCTTACTGGATGCAGGATAAATCGCCACTGTGGATACAGCCGAAAGTCGATGGCGTAGCGGTAACGCTGGTGTATCGATGCGGGCAATTGGTTTCTCTGGTGAGTCGCGGCGATGGCCTGCGTGGGGAAGAGTGGGTAAGCAAAGCCCATCATATTCCGGCAATTCCACCGCACATCGACACCGAGCGCGAAGAGGTGGTGCTGCAAGGTGAGCTGTTTCTGCTCATGACCGATCATCAGCAAGCACGTGACGGAGGGCGAAACGCCAGAGCGCAGGTGGCGGGTGCGATGATGCGTCATGAAGCTTCCCCGCTGCTGGCAGATCTCGGCATTTTTATCTGGGCATGGCCCGATGGTCCAATTCAGATGCCCGCTCGACTGGCGCAGTTATCACGCTGGGGATTCGGTCTGGCGCAGGACTGGAGCCGCCCAATCGAGAACGAAGAGGAGGCGGAGGTGTGGCGCGATCGCTGGTTCCGTGCATCTTTGCCGTTCGTCACCGATGGCGTCGTGATCCATCAATCACCCGTCGGTGCCGGGCGGGACTGGCAGCCTGGTCAGGGACACTGGTCCGCCGCGTGGAAATATCAGCCGGTTGAAGTCAGCAGTGAAGTGCTGTCCGTGGATTTCAATGTAGGGCGCACAGGGAAAATTGCCGTGGTGCTGAACCTCATTCCCGTTCAGCTGGATGATAAAACCGTGCGCAGAGTGAATCTTGGATCGCTGCGGCGATGGCGGGAGCTGGATGTCATCGCAGGTGATCAAGTGATAGTCACGTTAGCCGGTCAGGGGATTCCTCGCTTAGAGCGAGTAATTTGGCGGGTGAGAGGGCGCGATTATCCTTTAACACCGCAGCAGGGCGAATTTAATCCGCTGTCTTGTTTGCACTTCAATCAGGATTGCCGGCTGCAGTTTTTATCACGCCTCAGCTGGCTCAGTCAGAAATCGGTGCTGAACATCCCTGGCGTGCAACGGAGTAGCTGGCAGCGATTACTGAACAGTGGCGCGATCACCCATCTTTTCTCCTGGCTGACGTTAACGCCAGAAGAGATCGCGCACGACAGCGGGATGTCCTCTGCGCGGGCACAAGAGATTTGGCAGCGTTTCCAACAGACACGTCAGCAACCCTTTCGGCGCTGGGTGAGCGCATTAGGTCTACCGCTTCCCCGTTCCGCGTTGCAGGCCTTACCGGATAACGACTGGACAGCGTTACTGGCTCGCTCGACAGAAGAGTGGCAGCAGTTACCGGGCATCGGGCGCACGCTGGCAGAGCGAATTGTGACCATGCTGCAGGATGAGGAGTTACAGCAACTGATTCGCTTTTTACAGCAGCAGGAAATTCCTGCTGCACCTTCAATGCTCGGGGTGGGGATAGTTGAAGATCGGCAGGCCAAGGCGGAAGCGCAGCGCT